The Natronincola ferrireducens nucleotide sequence CGGGAATATAGGTAGTTACTTCAATAGTATTGGAACTAAAGGGTATAATTACCCGGACTTTCGTATTTACAATTAAAAATATACGGTGTCTTGTTTGGTTAATACCAGATTGCTCAAATTCTGTACCAAAGTTTACGTCCACCATACCTAAGGGAGTTACAGTCAATTTTATTTTAGGACCATACTGTGCTAACAATTGGCTTCCTAGGGCATTTCCTAGGGGAATACGTTCAGCTGTTGTTTGGATTTGCTTTAAATGTTCTTGAATGGTTAATGCTACATCAGAAGCTATCTTATTCATCATCATAGTATTAGCTTGCATTAGAGTAATATTGCCCTCATCATCTTCTTTAACAGTTATTAAATCCTCATATTTAATCTCTTGTTTAACCACTACACTAACAGACTGGTTAATAGCTTTAGTAGTTATTTCCTGAGCCTTCAGTTCACCTATTGCTTGTACAGTAGGCATAATCTTATTATCAATATATAGAAATGTACCAGTTGCTACCATCATTACAAAAACTAGGAATATATATGCTTTGTACTTTAAATGTCTTTTTCTCTTTTTTATGTACAAAAAAATCATCCCCTTCTATATATTATATGTGGGATTTCAGCTTTTGTGAAAATTTATTGGAAAGTATTTTGACTTTCTTATATAAATTATGTATAGTAGGATAGATACTTTAACAGCTTGTATGTTTTATGATATAATATTATAGTCATCTTCATCTTTATAATAGGATTTGGTTATAGCATAAGAGCATATGAATTTTTTTATTGGTTAATAATGATAAAGAGAATGTTTGTAATGTTACTTTTATTGATGAATTATTATTTATTATTTTTTAGCAGCCTTTTAACTTTAAGCACGGAGGTATAAATATGTCACAAAAAAAACAACCAGAAAAACCAAATAAATCAAGAAAAAAAACAAAAAGTAGTACAAGGAAAAAGATTATTTTAAGTATCATTATAACTCTTCTGGTAATCGGCTTTATTACTGCTGGTGCTGTAGTAGGGATAGTAGCCGGTATTATCAAAGATACAGAACCCATTGATGCCTCTAATATTTATGATTTGCTGGATGAGAGTTCCTTTATATTGGATGCAGAAGGACAGGTTCTTGAAAAGGTTCAAGCCAATGGTTACAGAGATATTGTGGAATATAACCAAATTCCACAGCACTTAATTGATGCCTTTATCGCTATTGAAGACGAACGTTTTTGGACTCATAATGGCCTTGATTTTCGTCGTATTTTTGGTGCTGCCTGGACAAATATCCGTACTGGATCAAGACAAGGGGCTAGTACTATTAATCAGCAATTGGCAAAAAATTTGTATTTAACCCATGAGCAAACTTATACCAGAAAAATTCAAGATATGTATTATGCTATCCAATTAGAGGAACAGCTTTCAAAGCAACAGATCCTAGAAGCCTATTTAAACACTATTTATTTAGGTAGTGGAGCCAATGGTGTTCAAGCAGCTGCACAAATTTATTTTTCCAAGGATGTATCAGAGTTAACTATTGCTGAATCCGCCATTATTGCAGGGATTGCTAGGAACCCTCGTCGTTATTCACCAATCTTAAGTTTAGAGAAGGATCAAGTTGATGAAGATAAGCATTATGTTTTAGATGATAGGGATCCTCTAATTACTATTATCTATCAAGATAGCTTCCAGCCTAGACAAAGACTTGTTTTAAATAACATGAAAAGATTAGGAATGATTAATGAGGATGAATACCAAAAGGCTTTAGATGAAGATATTAAATCCAACTTAAAACCTAATCGTATGGTTGCAGAGGAATTTTCTTCATATTTTGGTGATTTAGTAAAAGATGATGTTATAAAAGCTTTTATGGATAATGGTTACTCTAGAGAAGAGGCCAGCACCTTACTTTCTTCTGGAGGTCTTAGAATATACAGTACAATGGATTCAAGAATACAAAAGATTTTAGATGAAGAATATGCAAAGCAAGAAAATTTCAAAAACCCTAGAACTGGACAAAACTTACTAGAGGTTGGGGAGGATGGTAATGTTCAGCCTCAATCTGCCATGGTGATTATGGACCATACTACAGGAGAGATCAAAGGTCTTATAGGTGGAAGAGGGTTTACTGGTCGTAAGATTTATAATAGAGCTGTAAATCCTAGACAACCTGGCTCCTCCATCAAACCCATCGCTGTATATACTCCAGCAATTGATAATGGGTTTACAGCAGGAACAGTAATTGATGATATTCCAATTTATTTTAATAAACAAGAACCAACAAGACGTTGGCCTACTAATGTTAATAGTAACCAGTATAGGGGCTTAATTACAATAAGAGAAGCCATTCGTCATTCTAGTAATGTTGGTGCCGCCGCAACACTACGTCAGCTAGGAAATTACAATGATAATACAGCCTTTAACATTATGCTTGACTATATGGACAAATTTGGTATATCTACTGTTGTAAGGCCTGAAAACAGCATTAGAGGAAACTCTGATTACACCTATTCCTCTGCCCTAGGGGGTATGACTAAAGGTGTATCTCCATTAGAGATGACAGCAGCCTTTGGGACATTGGCTAACCAGGGGGTTTATACAAAACCTATTACTTTCACAAAAGTTACAGACCGACATGGAAATCTAATTCTTGAAAAAAATTCACAGAAAAATCGTGTTGTAGCTCCTGAAACAGCCTATTTGATGACAGATATGTTAGTAACTGCCGTTAACAGTGGTACCGGAACAAGAGCTAGATTGAAGAATACACAAATTCCTGTAGCAGGAAAAACCGGGACAACCAATGAAAGACTAGATGCTTGGTTTGTAGGTTATACCCCCTATTATACAGCTGCTACTTGGATAGGTTATGATACCAATCAAAAATCTCTTCCTGATGGTGGTGGTGCACTGGCAGCCCCTGTATGGAAAAGTGTAATGGATCGAATCCACGAAGGCATGAGTGCTAAAAGCTTTGAAAATCCAGGTAATCTTGTTAGAGTAAATATCTGTAACGTATCTGGGAAGTTACCTAATGAGTATTGTTCATTAGATCCCCGTGGTAGCAGAGTGATATCTGAACTCTTTATCAGTGGAACACAGCCTACTGAATCCTGCGATGTCCATGTACTGGCGGATATTCATGTCCCTACAGGGAAATTAGCTACTGAACATACACCACCTTGGGAAATAGAGTCAAGAGTCTTTATACAAAGACCTGTTCCCTACTATCCCGAGGAGCACAGTGGTTACAAGCCCGATGATTATATTTATGAATTGCCAAAAGAATATTATGACCCACTTAAGGATGGTGGTGGTGTCCCCCCTTTTGGGGACGACTCTACAGATGGTTCAATAGATGATGATGGGTGGTTTGATGATTTATGGCCAGATGATGATGATGAAGATCCCATAGATGATATTATTGATTCTGTAGATAATAACTAAACAAATAAATTAAGAGCAGAGAAAAAATTCTCTGCTCTTAATTTATTTATCATGCTTATCTTTAGTTCTTAGAAATGCTGGTCTGCTACTGACATCTGGAATAGGCTGTCTAAACAATATGGTTCTTAAGGCCTTTCCATCAAATGGTATGAGGGGCCATAGGTATTTAGTATCTCCATAGCCTTTAGTGCTGAACAATGTAATTAACATAATTAAAATACCAATTACAAAGCCGTATATTTTCCCAACTCCTGTTAATATGATTAATAACAGCCTAAATAATCTAACTGCATAAGAAAATTCTATACTGGGGGTTGCAAACATCCCTATACCTGCCACCGCCATATACAGGACTGTTTCTGGTACAAACCACCCTACATCAACAGCAAATTCACTTAAAAGGAGGGCCCCAATAATACCTAATGATGTAGATAATGTATTAGGTGTATGTATTGATGCAATCCTTAACATGTCTAACCCAATTTCAAGAATTAGAAATTGTATATATAAGGGTATATTTGCATCTTCCTTTGGACCAATAAATTGAATAGCCTCAGGCAGCTTTTGATTATAGAATACCCCCAATAACCATAGTGGTGGTAAAACAAAGGAAAAGAAAATACCTAGTAGTCTTACCCACCTAATATAAGTCCCTACAGATGGCGCTTGGTAATAATCTTCTGCATGCTGGGTAAAATGGAAAATCGTTACAGGTAATATCATAACACTGGGGGAAGTGTCCACAATAATAATGATATGTCCTTCTAACAAATGGGCTGCAGCAACATCAGGCCTTTCTGTAAACTTTGCCTTAGGAAAGGGATTCCATCCCCCACCTAGTATGAATTCCTGTAGGGATTTTTCTGCCATAGTCAATGCATCGATATTAATTTCATCTATTTGATTTTTCAATTTTTCAACTAAATCCTTATTGGCTATATCTTTAATATATCCAATTACTATATCACTTTTTGAACGGGTTCCTACTTTTGTAATTTCAAAGCAGAGCTTTGGATCCCTAATTCTCCTTCTAATAAGGGCTGTATTAAATATAATTGTTTCTACAAATCCATCCCTTGACCCTCTAGTTACCCTTTCTAAATCCGGTTCCTCAGGACCTCTTATGGGATATTCTCTAACATCTATAATAATAGCTTCCTTTTCTCCATCAATAAGCAAGGCTAAGGCTCCAGATAATATCCAATCCTGTATAGTTTCTACTTCATCCTCTGTTTCTACTTCTAAATAGGCTATTTTGCTTTTTATTAATTTTTCTAGGGTATTGATAGCAATGTCTTCCTTCTTTAAATTTTGAAGGGTCCCCATAATCCATACCATGACATCATCCTTAGCAAAACCATCAATAAAAAGCATTAAAGCATCCTTGTTGGCAACCTTTATCTCTCTATCAACAATATCAAAGGATTGACCAATCCCTAAGTTATCTGTAAATATCTGTTTGTTTTCCTTGAGTTTTTGAGCTATTTTCATAACCTGCTCCACTCCTATTTAATATTTCTTCCAGTGCCTTTGTAATAATAGGGGCTCCTTTTCTTGGATCATCCTTGCCCTTCATCTTACCAATATCACCAACTCCAACTACTATAGGAACGCTGCACTGCTCTACAATATCTACTGTATCCCCATACAATACCTTATCTGAAGTAGGATTCCCATCTTTGTCTACTGCTTTATCAATAATATTTCCATGATTATCTATAGAAAAGTCAGGATGTACACCCTCCACATCCTTGGTATTTGATGCTACAACCACCACTCCTAATACTTGTATTTTATCATTCTCAATAAGCTTACATAATATCTCCTCACCTACTCCCATATTTTCGTTTCCTTCATCATCCACCATCACAACTACAGGATCATGGACTGCCTCCTCTATGAACTTTATAATCTCTTTATCATTAATGGGAGTAGGATTGCCTCCAGACTTTGAAATGCATCTACCGCCAATATTTCTGACGGCCACTTCAATTGCTTTTTTTGCACATCTATCTCCATCTGTAACTAATATAACTTTTCTTTTTTCCTCCATTTTATGCTCCTTTATGGTTTGGTTTTAGGATCAAATATAATTGACATAATATAACCAAATACGATGGCCGCTGTAATTCCTCCAGCTGTAGCCTGTACTCCCCCTATAAAAGCTCCCATTAAGCCATTTTCCTTAACACCATTCATGGCCCCTTTGGCTAATGAATATCCAAATCCTGGTAAAGGTATAGTTGCCCCTGCACCACCTATTCTTACTAAAGGTTCATAAACTCCTAAAGCTGTTAGAATTACCCCAGCTGTTACAAATATAACCAGTACGTGGGCGGGGGTTAATCTAGTTGCATCCATCAATAGCTGACCTAATAAACAAATGAAGCCTCCCACTATAAAAGCATTAATATAACCCATCTCGTGCTACACCTCCTAGCCATCTAATCCACCTTCTATTGTGACTGCATGGGCAATACTAGGAATCGATTCCCCCTGCTGAATACTAGTAGGAGATAGTAAGGCACCTGTGGAAACCAATAGAATTTTATTAAACCTTTTCTCCTTTAACATTTTATATAGGTATCCAGAAAATACTACAGCTGAACATCCACATCCACTGCCCCCCGCATGGGTATCTTGTTTATCATGGTCGAATATTTCAACACCACAATCCTTTAGCTTTTTTTCAACATTGATGCCCTCTTTTCTCAATAAATCTCCGGCAATATTTCTACCTATTTTTCCTAAGTCTCCGGTTATAATCAAATCATATTCATCAGGAGAATTACCTATATCTTCAAAATGAGCTCTAATTGTATCTACTGCTGCTGGTGCCATTGCTGCCCCCATATTGTTGGCATCAATGATACCATAATCCAATACCTTCCCTGTCGTAATATGGGTTATGTAGGGCCCTTTACCCCTCTGGGCTATAACAGCAGCTCCTGCACCTGTTACAGTCCATTGGGTAGTAAGTGGCCTCTGATTCCCTAACTCTAAAGGAAATCTAAATTGTCTTTCAGCCGAAGAAAAATGGCTAGATGTGGTAGCTATTATATGATGACCATATCCACCATCAATCATCATGGCTGCTAGGCTTAACGCTTGAGCCATAGTAGAGCAAGCGCCAAATAATCCAAAATAGGGTATTTGTAAATCCCTAGCTGCAAAGGTTGAAGACATTAACTGATTTAGTAGATCACCAGCAAACAAGTAGTCAATATCTTCCAATGTAAGTCTTGCCTCCATAACAGCAGATTTTACAGCTTCCTTTAACATTTTGCTTTCCGCCTTCTCCCAACTATCTTCTCCATATAAATCATCTTGTAGTATATGGTGGAAATAATTAGACAGCGGTCCCTCTCCTTCCTTGGGACCAACAATAGAGTAGGTAGCAAGTATGGAGGGTGGGTTCAATAATTTAACTGTCTGTCTACCAATTTTTTTCTTTGTCATTGTTTCTTTCCCCTATAATCTTATGAAATAATAAATTATTCCTACGATAACAGATGTTGTAATACCATATACCAATACAGGGCCTGCTAAAACAAACATTTTTGCTGCTACCCCAAATACATACCCTTCTCTCTTAAATTCCATGGCTGGAGCTACAATGGAATTAGCAAAACCTGTAATAGGAACAATAGAACCTGCACCAGCTCTTTTCCCAATTTGATCATACACCCCTAAGCCCGTCAATAATGCTCCAATAAAAATCATAATTAATATAGTAGTATTGGTTGCATCTAAATGATTCATATCAAAAATACTTTCAATTCTACTGTGTATAAACTGTCCTATGACACATATACTTCCACCTATAGTAAAGGACCATATACAATTTTTTGCATAATTGGGCTTTGGGGATTTCTCTGCTACATAGTTTTGATAATCCCTATTATCTTTTAATAGTTTTTTTGACATTATGTCACCTCTAGGAATAAATGAATTCTATATTTAATCATCGTATTTCACTGACTTTTTTTTTCCCTTTTAATTTTTCTACGTGTATTTCAAAGGTCTTATCTTCAAATTGATGGATAGATTGCTTTTCCTCTATATTTTGCAGGATTAAAGGATTAATCTCTGGACTATCTCTGTACTGATTTAAAGTATTCATAAGATATCTTCTCCTTTATTGTTACTAATGGATAATTAACCAATGTATAAATGATCCTAGCATTTTTCCTGAAATTAAAGCATAGACCACATATATAACATATTCTTCTATTTGAAACCGTCTTACAACTACTGGGATAACATTCATTACTTCTGCTAAAGCTGATGCCAAAAGACCTATGAAGATACCCATAAATAAACCTATTATGGTAACGAAAATAATATTTGTATTGAAAGCATTTGTTGTTAAAGAAAAAAGAGATGCTATTGTAGCACTAATTATAATAGTATTTTCATAAATCCATATGTTTTTATAGGTTTTTGTTAATTGAGCTATCCTAGGAATAATGTCCAGTAGCGTAAGAAGAGCAACGATACCACTTCCTACTATAATGCCATTTGATAAACCAATTAATGGAATAATTATTTTCACCATGATAATCCCTTCTATTTATTATGTTTCTCACTATTATTTTTTATGTACTGATCTAGATTTTCTTGATATAGATGTACCTCTACTTCTAAAGGACTAGGCTCATTGTTAATTTTCTTTTTAAAAAAATGATTAAAAAATACAGACATCCCAATCCCAATTCCTAGAGAATAAGGTATTTGTAATAATAAAAGATTATCTGTTTCTTCTCCTGTTATA carries:
- the yunB gene encoding sporulation protein YunB, with translation MYIKKRKRHLKYKAYIFLVFVMMVATGTFLYIDNKIMPTVQAIGELKAQEITTKAINQSVSVVVKQEIKYEDLITVKEDDEGNITLMQANTMMMNKIASDVALTIQEHLKQIQTTAERIPLGNALGSQLLAQYGPKIKLTVTPLGMVDVNFGTEFEQSGINQTRHRIFLIVNTKVRVIIPFSSNTIEVTTYIPVAETVIVGRVPMNYIHVPKDQFLNITPLYGE
- a CDS encoding transglycosylase domain-containing protein yields the protein MSQKKQPEKPNKSRKKTKSSTRKKIILSIIITLLVIGFITAGAVVGIVAGIIKDTEPIDASNIYDLLDESSFILDAEGQVLEKVQANGYRDIVEYNQIPQHLIDAFIAIEDERFWTHNGLDFRRIFGAAWTNIRTGSRQGASTINQQLAKNLYLTHEQTYTRKIQDMYYAIQLEEQLSKQQILEAYLNTIYLGSGANGVQAAAQIYFSKDVSELTIAESAIIAGIARNPRRYSPILSLEKDQVDEDKHYVLDDRDPLITIIYQDSFQPRQRLVLNNMKRLGMINEDEYQKALDEDIKSNLKPNRMVAEEFSSYFGDLVKDDVIKAFMDNGYSREEASTLLSSGGLRIYSTMDSRIQKILDEEYAKQENFKNPRTGQNLLEVGEDGNVQPQSAMVIMDHTTGEIKGLIGGRGFTGRKIYNRAVNPRQPGSSIKPIAVYTPAIDNGFTAGTVIDDIPIYFNKQEPTRRWPTNVNSNQYRGLITIREAIRHSSNVGAAATLRQLGNYNDNTAFNIMLDYMDKFGISTVVRPENSIRGNSDYTYSSALGGMTKGVSPLEMTAAFGTLANQGVYTKPITFTKVTDRHGNLILEKNSQKNRVVAPETAYLMTDMLVTAVNSGTGTRARLKNTQIPVAGKTGTTNERLDAWFVGYTPYYTAATWIGYDTNQKSLPDGGGALAAPVWKSVMDRIHEGMSAKSFENPGNLVRVNICNVSGKLPNEYCSLDPRGSRVISELFISGTQPTESCDVHVLADIHVPTGKLATEHTPPWEIESRVFIQRPVPYYPEEHSGYKPDDYIYELPKEYYDPLKDGGGVPPFGDDSTDGSIDDDGWFDDLWPDDDDEDPIDDIIDSVDNN
- a CDS encoding spore germination protein, with product MKIAQKLKENKQIFTDNLGIGQSFDIVDREIKVANKDALMLFIDGFAKDDVMVWIMGTLQNLKKEDIAINTLEKLIKSKIAYLEVETEDEVETIQDWILSGALALLIDGEKEAIIIDVREYPIRGPEEPDLERVTRGSRDGFVETIIFNTALIRRRIRDPKLCFEITKVGTRSKSDIVIGYIKDIANKDLVEKLKNQIDEINIDALTMAEKSLQEFILGGGWNPFPKAKFTERPDVAAAHLLEGHIIIIVDTSPSVMILPVTIFHFTQHAEDYYQAPSVGTYIRWVRLLGIFFSFVLPPLWLLGVFYNQKLPEAIQFIGPKEDANIPLYIQFLILEIGLDMLRIASIHTPNTLSTSLGIIGALLLSEFAVDVGWFVPETVLYMAVAGIGMFATPSIEFSYAVRLFRLLLIILTGVGKIYGFVIGILIMLITLFSTKGYGDTKYLWPLIPFDGKALRTILFRQPIPDVSSRPAFLRTKDKHDK
- a CDS encoding stage V sporulation protein AE, translating into MEEKRKVILVTDGDRCAKKAIEVAVRNIGGRCISKSGGNPTPINDKEIIKFIEEAVHDPVVVMVDDEGNENMGVGEEILCKLIENDKIQVLGVVVVASNTKDVEGVHPDFSIDNHGNIIDKAVDKDGNPTSDKVLYGDTVDIVEQCSVPIVVGVGDIGKMKGKDDPRKGAPIITKALEEILNRSGAGYENSSKTQGKQTDIYR
- the spoVAE gene encoding stage V sporulation protein AE gives rise to the protein MGYINAFIVGGFICLLGQLLMDATRLTPAHVLVIFVTAGVILTALGVYEPLVRIGGAGATIPLPGFGYSLAKGAMNGVKENGLMGAFIGGVQATAGGITAAIVFGYIMSIIFDPKTKP
- the spoVAD gene encoding stage V sporulation protein AD; the protein is MTKKKIGRQTVKLLNPPSILATYSIVGPKEGEGPLSNYFHHILQDDLYGEDSWEKAESKMLKEAVKSAVMEARLTLEDIDYLFAGDLLNQLMSSTFAARDLQIPYFGLFGACSTMAQALSLAAMMIDGGYGHHIIATTSSHFSSAERQFRFPLELGNQRPLTTQWTVTGAGAAVIAQRGKGPYITHITTGKVLDYGIIDANNMGAAMAPAAVDTIRAHFEDIGNSPDEYDLIITGDLGKIGRNIAGDLLRKEGINVEKKLKDCGVEIFDHDKQDTHAGGSGCGCSAVVFSGYLYKMLKEKRFNKILLVSTGALLSPTSIQQGESIPSIAHAVTIEGGLDG
- the spoVAC gene encoding stage V sporulation protein AC, with amino-acid sequence MSKKLLKDNRDYQNYVAEKSPKPNYAKNCIWSFTIGGSICVIGQFIHSRIESIFDMNHLDATNTTILIMIFIGALLTGLGVYDQIGKRAGAGSIVPITGFANSIVAPAMEFKREGYVFGVAAKMFVLAGPVLVYGITTSVIVGIIYYFIRL
- a CDS encoding stage V sporulation protein AB, giving the protein MVKIIIPLIGLSNGIIVGSGIVALLTLLDIIPRIAQLTKTYKNIWIYENTIIISATIASLFSLTTNAFNTNIIFVTIIGLFMGIFIGLLASALAEVMNVIPVVVRRFQIEEYVIYVVYALISGKMLGSFIHWLIIH